The stretch of DNA GTTTGAGTCATGGTTTGTAGTTCGCTTGTCGTGTGAACTCCCGGCTTCCTCTTGGGTCCTGGACCCTTGAGTCTGTCATTCATTCCCACGTCTCACGTCTCACATCCCACGTCTCATTTCCATCCATCCACTGTTTAGTTTTCAAAGACCGTGTCGCCCTTTAGCGCGACGCAAGTGTTATCCTATCATTTCTGCCGGCCCCGTGTCAACCGGTATTTTCTGGCCGGATTCGTACTCTTGCTCCCGTGGGCTGTCCACCACACGGCACGGTTATAAATTTAACACAGGGTTAACATGCTGTCAAGGTACCTTATGGCTTTTTAACTTTTTAGTCGTAATATATTTTTCTGATATTATTCCTCGTTATCATCGGTGTAAACCTTGGCCACCGCAACTACAGAGTCTCCCGCATCCACCCGCATCAGGGTAACACCCATGGTAGACCGCCCAATAGTAGAAATATCTCCTGCTCTCAACCTGATGATGATACCCTCGGCGCTGATCATCATGATTTCTTCTTCATCTTTGACCACTTTTACAGCTACCACCGGGCCGTTCCGCTCGGTTGTTTTGATATTAATCAGCCCTTTGCCGCCTCTGGCCTGGGATCTATATTCCGTAAGAGGAGTACGTTTACCGAATCCATTGGCAGTGACAACAAGTAAAAATGCCTCGGGACGGACCGTTTCCATACCGATAACCTCATCATCATACTTAAGCGTAATCCCCCGGACTCCGTGGGTACCCCGTCCCATGGGGCGTACCTCTTCTTCCGGGAAGCGGACGGCCATGCCGCCCTTGGTGGCCAGGATAATTTCTTCTTGACCATTTGTAAGCTTGACGTCCACCAGTTGGTCGCCTTCTCTAAGTGAAATGGCTATAATCCCGTCCCGGCGGGAAGTGTCGTACTCATCGAGGGAGGTTTTTTTGACCTGACCCCTGGTTGTAGCCATAAAGAGGAACTGCTCGGGGTCGAACTCCCGGACAGGAATAACCGCGGTAATTTTTTCGTCCCCACCAATATACAACAGGTTCACGATGGCGGTACCCTTGGCCTGGCGTCCCGCCTCAGGAATTTCATGCACCTTCAAACGGTACACCTTGCCCTGGTTGGTAAAGAAAAGAAAGAAATGGTGGGTTGTAGTTATAAAGAGATGCTGGACATAATCCTCTGTCTTGGTCCCCATAGCCGTTACACCACGGCCGCCCCGGCGCTGGCTGCGGTAGGTGTCCAGGGGGATTCTCTTAATGTAACCCTGGTTGGTTATAGTGATGACCACGTCCTCTTCAGGAATTAAATCTTCCGCACCAAAAGTAATTTCATCACTGGAAATAACTGTGCGCCTGGGATCGGCAAATTTTTTCTTAACTATGGTAAGCTCGTCCTTAATGATGCCCAGGACCTTGCTCTCATCTGCCAGAATAGCCCGCAGATAGGCGATCCTTTCCATCAGCTCTTTGTACTCCTGCTCCAGCTTTTCCCGCTCCAACCCGGTAAGCTGTCTCAGCCGCATTTCTACAATAGCCTCGGACTGTCTTTCCGTAAGGCTGAACCTTTCCATCAAAGCCTTTTTGGCGGCGTCGGTATTATGCGAGGACCTGATTATTTTAATTACCTCGTCCAGGTAGGCTATGGCAATGCGCAGGCCTTCGACGATGTGGGCGCGTGTCTCAGCCTTGTTCAGTTCAAAGCGGGTACGGCGTACGATTACGTCCTTTTGATGCTCCAGGTAGTAATGCAAAGCCTGCTTTAAGCTCAACACCTGGGGTTTTCCGTCCACGAGCGCCAGCATGATAACGCCGAAGGTTTCCTGCATTTGGGTGTGCTTATAAAGCTGGTTTAGAAGAACCTGGGGGTTGGCGTCTCTCTTTAGTTCGATCATAATCCGCATACCGC from Pelotomaculum schinkii encodes:
- the gyrA gene encoding DNA gyrase subunit A, with product MPSLTGKIVPININEEMKHSYLDYAMSVIVGRALPDVRDGLKPVHRRILYAMHSLGLTSDKSHRKSAYIVGEVLAKYHPHGDVAVYDALVRLAQDFASRYPLVDGHGNFGSVDGDSPAAMRYTEARMARITAEMLADIDKDTVNFIPNYDDKNEEPTVLPARIPNLLVNGSSGIAVGMATNIPPHNLGEIIDGIIMLIKNPDIEVKELMSAIQGPDFPTGGMIMGREGIWNAYRTGRGSIKVRAQAVIEKTNNGRNCIIVNEIPYQVNKARLIEKIAELVKDKRLEGISDLRDESDRRGMRIMIELKRDANPQVLLNQLYKHTQMQETFGVIMLALVDGKPQVLSLKQALHYYLEHQKDVIVRRTRFELNKAETRAHIVEGLRIAIAYLDEVIKIIRSSHNTDAAKKALMERFSLTERQSEAIVEMRLRQLTGLEREKLEQEYKELMERIAYLRAILADESKVLGIIKDELTIVKKKFADPRRTVISSDEITFGAEDLIPEEDVVITITNQGYIKRIPLDTYRSQRRGGRGVTAMGTKTEDYVQHLFITTTHHFFLFFTNQGKVYRLKVHEIPEAGRQAKGTAIVNLLYIGGDEKITAVIPVREFDPEQFLFMATTRGQVKKTSLDEYDTSRRDGIIAISLREGDQLVDVKLTNGQEEIILATKGGMAVRFPEEEVRPMGRGTHGVRGITLKYDDEVIGMETVRPEAFLLVVTANGFGKRTPLTEYRSQARGGKGLINIKTTERNGPVVAVKVVKDEEEIMMISAEGIIIRLRAGDISTIGRSTMGVTLMRVDAGDSVVAVAKVYTDDNEE